In Brevibacillus brevis NBRC 100599, a single genomic region encodes these proteins:
- a CDS encoding WD40/YVTN/BNR-like repeat-containing protein yields the protein MSKGRDVKSMNSFLKWGIGVVAMLQLVGCGNNSSTGSKEINANPPTVTAAALQGNLTYQDVLELGATIHNLMMTDDARQVWVGTNAGLYSSAGGGTWGSLSTDLEQYAIEGWFVDPDDPKRIFVGGIDGVLHSTDGGKKWTSVNKGLPEPANITSFVGNRRGDEVRLFAFVSGEGIYQSMDGAQSWSLWQPMDQEVFAMDFDPEQDRLYVAAQFSLLYNEEGQWKTEEIPGAQQIYSLAINRRTGTLAVATEKGIYEKIKGEWRLLDARSPEKLIVIASGGEDTKWVGIGESALIYKLEDNRWVKWNE from the coding sequence ATGAGTAAGGGAAGGGACGTGAAGAGCATGAATAGCTTCCTGAAATGGGGAATCGGTGTAGTAGCCATGCTGCAATTGGTTGGCTGTGGAAATAACAGCAGTACTGGCAGTAAAGAAATCAATGCGAATCCTCCAACAGTTACAGCTGCTGCTCTACAAGGGAACTTGACCTATCAGGACGTATTGGAACTGGGAGCAACGATTCACAATCTGATGATGACCGATGACGCTCGTCAAGTATGGGTTGGTACGAATGCTGGATTGTATAGCTCAGCTGGCGGTGGAACGTGGGGATCTCTCTCGACAGATTTAGAGCAGTATGCGATTGAAGGATGGTTTGTGGACCCGGATGATCCGAAGCGAATATTTGTCGGTGGAATTGATGGGGTTCTTCATTCAACAGATGGTGGTAAAAAGTGGACTTCAGTCAACAAGGGGTTACCAGAGCCAGCGAATATCACCAGCTTTGTGGGGAATCGCCGAGGAGACGAAGTACGTCTGTTTGCCTTTGTCTCGGGTGAAGGCATTTATCAATCGATGGACGGGGCCCAATCTTGGAGTCTGTGGCAGCCAATGGACCAGGAAGTATTTGCCATGGACTTTGATCCCGAACAAGACCGACTCTATGTAGCGGCCCAATTCAGCTTGCTCTATAATGAAGAGGGGCAGTGGAAGACAGAGGAGATTCCCGGAGCACAGCAGATCTATTCGCTCGCTATTAACAGACGAACTGGTACTCTCGCTGTCGCAACCGAAAAAGGTATCTATGAGAAAATCAAGGGCGAATGGCGTTTGCTGGATGCTCGTTCACCAGAAAAGCTGATTGTCATTGCTTCAGGTGGCGAGGATACAAAATGGGTGGGAATTGGCGAATCGGCGTTGATCTACAAGCTCGAAGACAATCGATGGGTCAAGTGGAACGAATGA